The Metopolophium dirhodum isolate CAU chromosome 4, ASM1992520v1, whole genome shotgun sequence DNA window ccttgtttttgattttttcgacttttttatattagcttaatttttttaagtaatttttttatgtatcgtATTTCAACGTATTCGTATGACCTAGACACTAGTCCTTTAAGCTTTTAAAGTTTAGAAGAGCAGCTGATGAGTGAAGTATCACATCCTTCGGATAGGTACCACGCAAAATGTAGGTGCACTACTGACTGTTCTATATACGAACTAAACGTTAAACGCTCAACctcacaatattataggtacgaatACCGAGAAAAATTCTGATTAGCGACCAAATTACCACTATGTGTGTAACCCACACGAAATTTTATCTCGGCGGTCcgtgttcaaaatatattgttgatgCATACAGTGCTCTTTCGTAATCGGACGAggtcatattattgtaataattattatactcgtattaaATAGCAGgaaggaaaaacaaataaacgctGTGAATTCGTTTTAATAaatctgcattttttttttattattgttattcgtgTCGCACACACGTATACCGagaatttatgtatatatatatatatttatttatataatataaattattaaacattattatacgatattatataaaagcatACAATAAacgttaacattataatattttataatcgacAGGCGAGGGCTTACAGATTATAATCGGTTTAGTTTTTCACGTTTCGGATAACAAtgagatatataatatgatattatttgacaGAAAACTTAATAGGGTacaacatgatataataatacctaatacagtaatacctaatacctaacAGTGTGTCATGTCGAGTGTGTGACgataaagacaataatattgGAACGGACGAGTATTATAGATGATAAGAATATTGAAGGAGacgagaaaaagaaaaaaaacggaagcgcgtataataataataataatgaatatatatttatataatatgtaaataagaTGTCGCATTCGGTTTGCTGTCGTCGTAATTCCatcgcattttttttatttttgttgttttcttaaaattatttatcccaTCAAACTTGGTCGGTGGAAATGAACTGAAAATCTTTGTACCGGTACCCCTCGCAAGCTGCCTCCGACGACTTGCACGTGTGACACTTGCACGACGTGGCCTGCGGGAATACGTAAAGTTCCGTGCCCGGCAGAACGCCTTCGTCGCAGTCCTTCAACACGAACTCGGTGAGCACCTGACCGGCGTGGATGCACACCGGGTGGTGTGAACGCTTGTATGGGAACCGCCAGTCGGACACCTGTGGAATAAAAAACGGAAATCGGTCATCACGGTGCGGTATTAGCTGGTATTACCAGCAgatcaacattatattatgtattatataacggGAAAtccgtattttattttgaccCGTCTGAAAATAATTCCCCAGCGTTTTTGCTGGCCTAACCATTCCGtgtatttaataggtacctaataatattatgtggaaaCGTACAAAACGTACACATTGTAGTATGCACGTCATGACAAAATCATAACACGGGCGTATTTGCGAGAGTCATACGGGGGATGGATCCCCCATggccttttttttatatatactaagGTAATATtcgttggggggggggggggcactacCCTGTGATTTATcttagaaacaataaataaatatcctaCCCCGCCCCAGTCTACGCCATGGCATGACAaaaatacgagtataatattatagatatttcgATCCATAGATGACGATAATGCGGATGATGAACTCCAATACCGCGTATGACGTATATCAGTGgtgttttcagaatttttcaatgttgtggggggggggggggggcagtatATGATTTCTAGAAAAATATGTAAGGGTGCTATTAGCGCACAAAAACCATGCACGTAAAAACAGGGGGGTTAAACTACATGACCCCCTCCTCTCCCCCGtggaataattatataatgagtCGACATTTTTTTACCGATATTTTCTGTTTTGACCTCTCGTTACGTCAGGGAATGTCTtagatttagaatatttttaagtttatgaaAACTTCTCATACAAAGTAAAAGGACTCCTCGAAAAGTTTCTCAAAACATCTTTGaacttatagtaggtaggtaagaaATTGAATCTGACATTCTGACCAGTTTGTTTAGGAAGTAATTTCCTCGATTTACTTCTGTTTTTATCTAAGAATCGAGGAGAACACTATCAATAATCATCTCATTCATTTTTGTGCAAGTGATTTCAAAGAACTGTtagtaataatgatttttaccAAATTCCATTGAA harbors:
- the LOC132943017 gene encoding thyrostimulin beta-5 subunit, with product MVCLAVLCAVSSMIVWSSVAGYDMLDCNRQLSTFRVSNTDVNGRTCSDEINVMSCWGRCDSNEVSDWRFPYKRSHHPVCIHAGQVLTEFVLKDCDEGVLPGTELYVFPQATSCKCHTCKSSEAACEGYRYKDFQFISTDQV